One Janthinobacterium sp. TB1-E2 genomic region harbors:
- a CDS encoding LysR family transcriptional regulator, with protein MNMSLADLRVFCSAARQPTLGAAALELNLTPSAVSKALRRLEGNMGAPLFDRSGKQLLLNDSGRLLLERARTLLALAEQARLDVMGERGAIDGRIAGPALLLWRHADTLAAALDAYPQASVRLQPAFEDAALAALARGDCHAALVTQDAIAQRGADWPATWHSTALGSMRMLLAAGRGHVLARGVPAACASVRCGMRDVLPHAFASPTHSLLCGEERGRHADGWRGVAGRTIRYWSDDVQLLLGYVQSGRALAYLPDFAVRAHDLLQVELAGSVDCSEQILLVWDGALAGKWLHALARQLSIHPN; from the coding sequence ATGAACATGAGCCTTGCCGACCTGCGCGTGTTTTGCAGCGCCGCGCGCCAGCCAACCCTGGGCGCGGCGGCGCTGGAATTGAACCTGACGCCATCGGCCGTGTCGAAAGCCTTGCGTCGCCTGGAGGGGAACATGGGCGCGCCCCTGTTTGACCGGAGCGGCAAGCAATTGCTGCTCAACGACAGCGGCCGTTTGCTGCTCGAGCGTGCGCGCACCTTGCTGGCGCTGGCCGAACAGGCGCGCCTGGACGTGATGGGCGAGCGGGGCGCCATCGATGGCCGCATCGCCGGCCCCGCCCTGCTGCTGTGGCGCCACGCGGATACCTTGGCGGCGGCGTTGGACGCCTATCCGCAGGCCAGCGTGCGTTTGCAACCGGCTTTCGAGGATGCGGCGCTGGCGGCCCTGGCGCGTGGCGATTGCCATGCGGCACTGGTAACGCAAGACGCCATCGCCCAGCGCGGCGCCGACTGGCCCGCCACCTGGCACAGCACGGCGCTGGGCAGCATGCGCATGCTGCTGGCGGCCGGGCGCGGCCATGTGCTGGCGCGCGGCGTGCCGGCAGCCTGCGCCTCCGTGCGCTGCGGCATGCGGGACGTCTTGCCGCACGCCTTCGCCAGCCCGACGCACTCTTTGCTGTGCGGCGAGGAGCGTGGCCGCCATGCCGATGGCTGGCGCGGCGTGGCCGGGCGCACCATCCGCTACTGGAGCGACGATGTGCAGTTGCTGTTGGGCTATGTGCAGTCCGGCCGGGCGCTGGCCTACCTGCCCGACTTCGCCGTGCGTGCACACGATTTGCTGCAGGTCGAACTGGCTGGCAGCGTCGATTGCAGCGAACAAATCCTGCTCGTGTGGGATGGCGCGCTGGCGGGGAAGTGGCTGCACGCCTTGGCGCGGCAGTTGTCAATTCATCCGAATTGA
- a CDS encoding MBL fold metallo-hydrolase has product MFSKTISSVLVSTVFAAGAASAAASAPLTLEVFNPGEEAIFPVASVLVAGKHDAVLIDAQFSRAEAQKLVEKIRASGKKLTTVYISHSDPDFYFGLDVIKAAFPQAKIVATPETVAEIRRKADAKVAYWGPILKDNAPKSIVIPEALKGKRIALEGQSLDIAGPTPARTYVWIPSIKAVVGGVVLFGNLHVWTADTQSAQSRQDWLKTLDGIAALKPVTVVPGHFKVGSPLTPDSIGFTRDYLVTFEEETAKAANSAALIEAMKMRYPKLGLDGALETSAKVAKGEMKW; this is encoded by the coding sequence ATGTTCTCCAAAACCATCAGCAGCGTTCTTGTTTCCACCGTGTTTGCCGCCGGCGCCGCCTCGGCCGCCGCCAGCGCACCCCTGACCCTGGAAGTATTCAACCCGGGCGAAGAGGCCATCTTCCCCGTCGCTTCCGTATTGGTCGCGGGCAAGCATGACGCCGTGCTGATCGATGCGCAATTCTCGCGCGCCGAAGCGCAAAAGCTGGTGGAGAAGATCCGCGCCAGCGGCAAGAAACTGACGACCGTGTACATCAGCCACAGCGATCCCGATTTCTACTTTGGCCTCGACGTGATCAAGGCCGCGTTCCCGCAGGCGAAAATCGTTGCCACGCCGGAAACGGTCGCCGAGATCCGCCGCAAGGCTGACGCCAAGGTCGCCTACTGGGGCCCGATCCTGAAAGACAATGCGCCGAAAAGCATCGTCATTCCGGAAGCATTGAAAGGCAAGCGCATCGCCCTGGAAGGCCAGTCGCTGGACATCGCCGGCCCGACGCCAGCGCGCACCTATGTGTGGATTCCATCGATCAAGGCCGTCGTCGGCGGCGTAGTGCTGTTTGGTAACTTGCACGTGTGGACGGCCGATACGCAAAGCGCGCAATCGCGACAGGACTGGCTCAAGACCCTCGACGGCATCGCCGCCCTGAAACCCGTCACCGTCGTGCCGGGCCACTTCAAGGTCGGTTCGCCCCTGACGCCGGACAGCATCGGTTTTACGCGCGACTACCTGGTGACGTTTGAAGAGGAAACGGCCAAGGCCGCCAATTCGGCCGCCCTGATCGAAGCGATGAAAATGCGCTATCCGAAGCTGGGCCTCGATGGCGCTTTAGAAACCAGCGCGAAGGTAGCCAAAGGCGAAATGAAATGGTAA
- a CDS encoding DsbA family protein — MPTLHYIFDPLCGWCYGAAPLVEAARAVPGLTVAFHGGGMMTGSNRRQITPEWRGYVLPHDRRIEQMSGQPFGDAYINGLLNDTTAMMDSEPPITAILAAEVLAGKGLDMLQRVQRAHYVDGLRIADVPVLVTLAQELGMDGAAFQAEYARQAGAATQRHIDASRALLAQVGGQGFPTFVLDDGSGKLSVIDIGGFLGQPEKLQAQLGGVCDAQGCAL, encoded by the coding sequence ATGCCCACACTGCACTACATTTTCGACCCGCTGTGCGGCTGGTGCTACGGCGCCGCGCCGCTGGTCGAGGCGGCGCGCGCCGTGCCTGGCCTGACGGTGGCGTTCCACGGCGGCGGCATGATGACGGGCAGCAATCGCCGCCAGATCACGCCCGAATGGCGTGGCTATGTGCTGCCGCATGACCGGCGCATCGAGCAAATGTCTGGCCAGCCCTTCGGCGACGCTTATATCAACGGCTTGCTGAACGACACGACGGCCATGATGGATTCCGAACCGCCGATCACGGCCATCCTGGCGGCTGAAGTCCTGGCCGGCAAGGGCCTGGACATGCTGCAGCGCGTGCAGCGCGCCCATTACGTGGACGGCTTGCGCATCGCCGACGTCCCCGTGCTGGTGACCTTGGCGCAAGAGCTGGGCATGGACGGGGCGGCATTCCAGGCCGAGTATGCGCGGCAGGCGGGCGCCGCCACGCAGCGGCACATCGACGCCAGCCGCGCCTTGCTGGCGCAGGTGGGCGGCCAGGGTTTTCCTACCTTCGTGCTCGACGATGGCAGCGGCAAGCTGTCCGTGATCGATATCGGCGGCTTCCTGGGCCAACCGGAGAAATTGCAGGCGCAACTGGGCGGCGTGTGCGATGCACAAGGGTGTGCATTGTAA
- a CDS encoding catalase, with product MSQQPPFSTASGIPVADNQNSISAGPRGPLLLQDFHLIEKLQHFNRERIPERVVHAKGSGAYGTFTVTHDISRYTKAKLFAEVGKQTATFARFSTVGGERGSADTERDPRGFAVRFYTEEGNWDLVGNNTPMFFIKDPIKFPDFVHTQKRDPQSNLKSAEMMFDFWSHAPESLHQVTMLFSDRGTPDGYRHMDGFGSHTYSLINADGQRVYVKWHFKTRQGIKNLPAAEAGRLAGADPDYAQRDLFGAIARGDFPQWEVKLQVATQEQLDAWEQRTGWNPFDLTKVWPHADFPLLPVGIFELNRNPDNYHAEVEQAAFSPANAVPGMGYSPDKMLQGRLFAYHDAQLYRVGTNHQHLPVNAARCLFHNQQRDGGMAIHNGGAAQNYANVAAAGSAPQGLGHGEGALALDGGAARYDGRGVEDDYTQAGNLFRLMSAQAKQNLFDNLAAPLSLVRPETLQRQLGHFDRADAAYGAGVRAALQARGVAL from the coding sequence ATGAGCCAACAGCCGCCATTCAGTACCGCATCGGGCATCCCCGTCGCCGACAACCAGAATTCCATCAGCGCCGGCCCCCGCGGCCCGCTGCTGCTGCAAGACTTCCACCTGATCGAAAAACTCCAGCATTTCAACCGCGAGCGCATTCCCGAGCGCGTCGTGCACGCGAAAGGTTCGGGCGCCTACGGCACCTTTACCGTCACGCACGACATCTCGCGCTACACCAAGGCCAAATTGTTTGCCGAAGTAGGCAAGCAGACGGCCACCTTCGCGCGCTTTTCCACGGTCGGCGGCGAACGCGGCAGTGCCGACACGGAACGCGACCCGCGCGGTTTCGCCGTACGTTTCTACACGGAAGAAGGTAACTGGGATTTGGTTGGCAACAACACGCCGATGTTCTTCATCAAGGACCCGATCAAGTTCCCCGATTTCGTCCACACACAAAAGCGCGATCCGCAAAGCAATCTGAAATCGGCCGAAATGATGTTCGACTTCTGGAGCCACGCGCCGGAAAGCCTGCACCAAGTCACCATGCTGTTTTCGGACCGGGGCACGCCGGACGGCTACCGCCACATGGATGGCTTCGGCAGTCACACGTATAGCCTGATCAATGCCGACGGCCAGCGCGTGTACGTGAAATGGCACTTCAAGACGCGCCAGGGCATCAAGAATCTGCCTGCCGCGGAAGCGGGCCGCCTGGCCGGTGCTGACCCCGACTACGCGCAGCGCGACCTGTTCGGCGCCATCGCACGCGGCGATTTTCCACAGTGGGAAGTCAAGCTGCAGGTGGCGACGCAGGAGCAACTCGATGCATGGGAGCAGCGCACGGGCTGGAACCCGTTCGACCTGACGAAAGTATGGCCGCACGCGGACTTCCCGCTGCTGCCGGTCGGTATTTTCGAGCTGAACCGTAACCCGGACAATTACCACGCGGAAGTCGAGCAAGCGGCCTTTTCGCCGGCCAACGCCGTGCCCGGCATGGGCTACTCGCCGGACAAGATGCTACAAGGCAGGCTGTTCGCCTACCACGACGCCCAGCTGTACCGGGTCGGCACGAACCACCAGCATCTGCCCGTGAACGCGGCCCGCTGCCTCTTCCACAACCAGCAGCGCGACGGCGGCATGGCGATCCACAATGGCGGTGCGGCGCAGAATTACGCGAACGTGGCGGCGGCAGGCAGCGCGCCGCAAGGGCTGGGCCATGGCGAGGGGGCGCTGGCGCTCGACGGCGGCGCGGCGCGCTACGATGGCCGCGGCGTGGAAGATGATTACACGCAAGCCGGCAATCTGTTCCGCCTGATGTCCGCGCAGGCGAAGCAAAACCTGTTCGACAACCTGGCTGCTCCCTTGAGTCTGGTGCGGCCGGAAACCTTGCAGCGTCAACTCGGTCACTTCGACCGGGCCGATGCCGCCTACGGCGCCGGCGTGCGGGCCGCCTTGCAGGCGCGCGGCGTGGCGTTGTAA